A window of Gasterosteus aculeatus chromosome 9, fGasAcu3.hap1.1, whole genome shotgun sequence contains these coding sequences:
- the pcm1 gene encoding pericentriolar material 1 protein isoform X5: MATGGTPFDDGAEELHNWTVTNGSLEDRLNNLDWGVQQKKANRSSEKNKKKLSTSVVESRLTNDISPESTPGAGRRRARTPHSFPHIKYTTQMSVPDQAELEKLRQRINFTDLDERSIGSDSQGRATAANNQRQLAGENKKPYNFLPLHVNTNKSKALLPPSSSAPATPAITKETKKQSPGRRDMLTPVAPAKGTPRPGRGGPERGPLGHREYGRGEQRIDSSQVVSKLVQIREYISKASSMRDDLVEKNDVPANVERLSNLIDHLKEQERSYLRFLQKMLTREDDEDDVRTLDSAMGSGSLAESTSLNVEVRSSDASTATGSRPETVRADQKEELENLRKQHELLKKMLEQQEQLRALQGRQEALMAMQDSAEQTLAVIEDTVVTETTGSVSGLSITSELNDELNDLIQRFHNQLHDSQTKAVPDNRRQAESLSLSREVCWSRAPHAVGPPQHRPLLHSASGPHTGLDTGATAANVKLTKLQELQDKKQTMDKILRELHSLRDQTLNNNSCRGLSTRCSVSALDSPECASVLCSNAASASTPFHPSRTQHQNSSNSTDKLRKLKEVHKRLNELRELVQYYEQTSDMMVDAVNENVKEEDDEEEDEEDETEDGSMFEAMFDSEQENRQPVTNIRNPHHSGNWTDLNSLTNRHSVRSSATNNRDGRLNTQCEINNRSGANVRSLNIPSAIECQYNRDTSFNQVKDEDEDGLDNEEGAQAAAADSDASGSSRRSSLGNNGGFSQKVHRQTAKQKLRQLQELVAMVQSDDTDGTTANEDEALHQQPNNTRAPVLGALGADSKQNSRELALSSKAREKLYEEKLRQQKQELMQLHEERQRLIDIQGKIQDLQWACPDLQSSVSSTVSQQGLLRKVPVAVSTPAPVLASSSSGPQINSTGLKPTAPEPASPSVADNEQLWSEMRRHQICREELRQRRKHLESLMAEHQRRSGLGDSPRRADDPEGLATPSQPVSRDERTMATWGSTPCHLDDEDDDDDDDDEEYQSETGAEEEEEQDDCVESSSEDDIPIYASNRNQCSYSNRKNQGSNLKPPPAFSGESSGDQSHHNKTQAKQQQQQHQSRGLDHTATSQHGATRRQENLRWASELSFAEGSGQWPEQVSQLQKQLDFSTSMCQTLLQDQQTLSYMLQTLLTGQYSALPNNLSSPQVHLVMHQLNQCYTQLAWQQNNVQRLKQVLNDLLRQQQASSSAAAWQTQKHGSSQESGSGTSPSPGVFLPFSSTLHPSTNNMSTAALSQFPPGFNLYPLFPAAMGEFPQGAASQATPDHPKQLDPNMSIKTEYMSFPPPLQRSPLNTTTGRGPSDWLKASYTDNSVQHVRSKTEPQEPPSSSACASRHQRPQEFDRASQDSFSSMPDPVDPATITKTFKAGRKASAQANLASRSKAPTSKSRRRRSKGHNKSADGHESDSVSSTADFVLKRAAVPHQKDQNKSLLDKLTREKLDSKTKLGSKRNDISSDASSDFSLFEALRETIYSEVATLISQNESRPHFLIEVFHELQLLNTDYLRQRALYSLQDIVTRHLIEKSAAEDQLPPLGPAVWAAGSQSELTPSESLATSDAEVVEKNLRLTQGTTMMMMMMKKREDAESVGNDSSMSTSSNLEPFANDDLGNTVIHLDKALARIREYERMKLKAEFNPCNAGSAAAGGSEVSFAEQPSANPADPMQGGAAAYVHCPQIDTHQLDRQIKAIMTKVIPFLKENMDEVCSLQLLTSVRRMVLTLTQQNDESKEFVRFFHRQLGGMLQDSLSKFMGRTLKDCGEDLLVEISEILFNELAFFRLMQDLDNTNSIALAAKNKNKKSEQPSSSTHGPTEDTGVGGDKSTSPAYTDEDKDQDEAEQEDVLQEQTAMKNSRSSEASEVQEEDKPEEDGQGIPLAISLSKAETPSLTNYGSGEDENDEEEEMEFEAGPVDVQTSLQPVSADRPVEQEETTHGDAQETQGEKRSSDHGGEAFRYFQCGEFHQQVVSVCSTAEDRDVTQSPEEDRNVGAGAASDGSSHDQDVLKEPTTTSSPDTDSPVMINVDEIGSGNTSQKSDEEDFVKVEDLPLQLTVMCEEELQMRIVEEQQNNNLSVEILNGNTESLTGLVGDAEDLKEPDTVGAQNV; the protein is encoded by the exons ATGGCAACCGGAGGGACTCCTTTTGATGACGGCGCAGAAGAGCTGCACAACTGGACTGTAACCAATGGCAGCCTGGAGGACAGACTCAACAATCTG GATTGGGGTGTTCAGCAGAAGAAAGCCAACCGATCTTcagagaagaacaagaagaagctgTCCACTTCAGTGGTGGAGAGCCGCCTGACTAATGATATTTCGCCTGAGTCGACCCCCGGGGCCGGTCGCAGGAGAGCACGGACTCCTCATTCCTTTCCACACATCAAATACACTACCCAGATGTCTGTCCCCGACCAGGCCGAGCTGGAGAAGCTGCGTCAAAGAATCAATTTCACAGACTTGGATGAG AGGAGCATCGGCAGTGACTCCCAGGGCCGGGCCACTGCGGCCAACAACCAGCGGCAGTTGGCTGGAGAGAACAAAAAGCCCTACAACTTCCTACCCCTGCATGTGAACACTAACAAAAGCAAGGCgctgctccctccctcctcatctgCACCAGCGACACCTGCGATCACCAAGGAAACGAAGAAACAGAGCCCCGGACGCAGGGATATGCTAACCCCTGTTGCTCCTGCCAAGGGGACTCCGAGGCCCGGCCGCGGCGGCCCTGAGAGAGGACCTTTAGGACACAGAGAATATGGCAGAGGAGAACAGAGGATCGACAGCAGCCAG GTGGTGAGTAAACTGGTACAGATCCGCGAGTACATCAGTAAGGCCAGCTCTATGAGGGACGACCTGGTGGAGAAGAATGATGTGCCGGCCAACGTGGAACGTCTCTCCAATCTCATTGACCACCTCAAGGAGCAGGAGAGGTCCTATCTACGGTTCCTGCAGAAAATGCTG ACGCGGGAGGACGACGAGGATGATGTGAGGACCCTGGATTCTGCAATGGGCTCAGGTTCACTGGCTGAGAGCACTTCTCTCAACGTTGAGGTCCGTTCCTCCGATGCCTCGACTGCAACG GGCAGCAGACCAGAAACGGTGCGAGCTGACCAGAAGGAAGAGCTGGAGAATCTGCGTAAGCAGCACGAGCTGCTGAAGAAGAtgctggagcagcaggagcagctccGAGCGCTGCAGGGTCGACAGGAAGCACTAATGGCCATGCAGGACAGCGCGGAGCAGACGCTTGCTGTGATTGAAGACACTG ttGTCACAGAAACCACAGGCAGTGTTTCAGGCTTGAGCATCACATCCGAACTGAATGATGAGTTGAATGATTTGATCCAGCGGTTTCACAACCAGCTGCATGATTCTCAG ACCAAAGCGGTGCCAGACAACCGTCGCCAGGCAGAGAGCCTTTCCCTCTCTAGAGAAGTGTGCTGGTCTAGGGCTCCCCATGCTGTTGGTCCACCTCAACACCGGCCTCTCCTTCATTCTGCATCCGGGCCCCACACTGGCCTAGACACGGGGGCCACAGCTGCCAATGTCAAACTCACAAAGCTTCAGGAGCTCCAGGACAAAAAGCAAACCATGGACAAGATCCTGCGGGAGCTGCATTCCCTCAGAGACCAAACCCTTAACAACAACTCGT GTCGTGGCTTGTCAACACGGTGCAGTGTGAGTGCGCTAGATTCTCCTGAATGCGCATCTGTTCTCTGCTCTAATGCGGCATCAGCTTCCACTCCCTTTCATCCTTCACGCACTCAACACCAGAACAGCTCCAATTCCACGGACAAGCTCAG AAAGCTGAAAGAGGTCCACAAGCGTTTGAATGAGCTACGGGAATTGGTTCAGTACTACGAGCAGACCTCCGATATGATGGTGGATGCGGTCAATGAGAATGTGAAagaggaggatgacgaggaagaggatgaggaagatgagACTGAGGACGGTTCCATGTTTGAGGCCATGTTTGACTCTGAGCAGGAGAACCGCCAGCCTGTAACCAACATccg AAACCCACATCACAGTGGGAACTGGACCGATTTGAACAGCCTGACTAACCGGCACAGTGTGAGGAGCAGCGCCACTAACAACCGTGATGGGAGACTCAACACGCAGTGTGAAATCAACAACCGGTCTGGAGCCAACGTCCGCAGCCTCAACATCCCCTCAGCCATAG AGTGCCAGTACAACCGGGACACGTCCTTTAATCAGGTGaaagatgaggatgaagacgGCCTGGATAACGAGGAAGGGGCACAGGCCGCGGCTGCAGACAGTGACGCATCCGGATCCAGCCGAAGGAGCAGTCTGGGAAACAACGGCGGCTTTTCCCAGAAGGTTCACCGGCAAACAGCGAAGCAGAAACTCCGGCAGCTCCAGGAGCTGGTGGCCATGGTTCAG AGTGACGACACTGATGGCACGACAGCCAATGAGGACGAAGCTCTACACCAACAGCCGAATAATACCAGAGCTCCTGTGCTGGGGGCGTTGGGGGCCGACTCCAAACAGAATTCCAGAGAACTCGCACTCTCCAGCAAGGCCAG GGAGAAGTTGTATGAGGAGAAGCTGCGTCAGCAGAAGCAGGAGCTCATGCAGCTCCACGAGGAGCGCCAGAGGCTCATTGACATCCAGGGCAAGATTCAGGATCTGCAGTGGGCTTGCCCTGACCTCCAG TCATCCGTGTCCAGCACAGTGAGTCAGCAGGGCTTGCTGAGAAAGGTTCCGGTTGCAGTTTCCACTCCGGCTCCTGTCCtggcctcctcgtcctctggACCCCAAATTAACTCCACTGGGTTGAAGCCCACTGCTCCAGAACCAGCTTCTCCTTCCGTCGCTGACAACGAG CAGCTGTGGTCGGAGATGCGTCGCCACCAGATCTGTCGGGAAGAACTGCGTCAGCGCAGAAAGCACCTCGAGTCCCTGATGGCTGAACACCAGAGGCGTAGTGGTCTCGGTGACTCTCCGAGGCGGGCTGATGACCCAGAAGGCCTTGCTACACCCTCACAGCCAGTCAGTAGGGATGAAAG GACAATGGCTACCTGGGGTTCCACTCCCTGCCACCTTGACGATGaagatgacgacgacgacgatgatgatgaggaaTACCAATCAGAGActggtgcagaggaggaagaggagcaggatgaCTGTGTAGAAAGCAGCTCTGAGGACGACATTCCCATCTACGCCTCAAACAGGAACCAGTGCTCCTACAGTAACAGGAAGAATCAAGGAAG CAACCTGAAGCCTCCACCAGCCTTCTCCGGTGAAAGCAGCGGGGATCAATCTCATCATAACAAAACTCAggccaagcagcagcagcagcagcatcagtcCAGAGGTTTGGACCACACCGCGACGAGCCAGCACGGAGCGACACGGCGACAAGAGAACCTGCGCTGGGCCTCCGAGCTCTCCTTCGCCGAGGGCTCCGGTCAGTGGCCGGAACAGGTCAGCCAGCTGCAGAAACAGCTGGACTTCAGCACCAGCATGTGTCAGACACTCCTGCAGGACCAGCAG ACACTCTCTTATATGTTGCAAACCCTGCTGACCGGTCAGTACAGTGCGTTACCCAAcaacctgtcatcaccacaggTCCACCTGGTCATGCACCAGCTCAACCAGTGTTACACCCAGCTGGCTTGGCAGCAAAACAACGTACAaag ACTCAAACAGGTCCTCAATGACCTCCTTCGCCAGCAGCAGGCTTCCTCTTCAGCGGCTGCGTGGCAGACACAGAAGCACGGCTCATCCCAGGAATCCGGATCCGGCACCTCACCCTCCCCTGGTGTTttcctccccttctcttctACCCTGCATCCCTCAACCAACaacatgtcaactgctgccttaTCCCAATTCCCTCCTG GCTTTAATTTATATCCACTCTTTCCTGCTGCTATGGGCGAGTTCCCTCAGGGTGCAGCAAGTCAGGCAACCCCCGACCACCCGAAGCAGTTGGACCCCAACATGTCTATTAAAACCGAGTACATGAGTTTCCCTCCTCCACTGCAACGCTCTCCACTTAACACCACCACAGGCCGAGG GCCATCTGACTGGCTTAAAGCCTCCTATACCGACAACTCCGTCCAGCATGTCCGTTCCAAAACGGAGCCCCAGgagcctccctcttcctccgctTGCGCCAGCCGCCACCAGAGACCTCAAGAATTTGACAGGGCATCGCAGGACAGCTTCAGCAGCATGCCCGATCCTGTTGATCCCGCCACCATCACAAAGACCTTCAAGGCCGGGCGCAAGGCCTCCGCACAAGCCAACCTGGCCTCACGAAGCAAGGCACCCACCTCCAAGAGTCGGCGCAGGAGGAGCAAAGGGCACAACAAGAGCGCCGACG GCCATGAGAGCGACAGTGTTAGCAGCACTGCAGACTTTGTCCTGAAGAGGGCAGCCGTGCCTCATCAGAAGGACCAGAACAAGAGTCTGTTGGACAAGCTGACTCGAGAGAAACTTGACAGCAAAACTAAGCTCGGAAGCAAACGGAACGACATCTCTTCTG ATGCGAGCAGCGACTTCTCACTGTTCGAGGCACTGAGGGAGACCATCTACTCTGAGGTGGCTACTTTGATATCCCAGAATGAGTCCCGCCCCCACTTTCTAATTGAGGTCTTCCATGAGCTGCAATTGCTCAACACGGACTACTTGCGGCAAAGGGCACTGTATTCCCTGCAG GATATAGTGACCAGACACCTGATAGAGAAGAGTGCGGCTGAGGACCAGTTGCCCCCCCTCGGCCCTGCGGTTTGGGCTGCTGGCTCCCAGTCTGAGCTCACTCCCAGCGAGAGTTTGGCAACCAGTGATGCA GAAGTCGTGGAGAAAAACCTGAGACTCACACAGGgcacgacgatgatgatgatgatgatgaagaagagggaggatgCAGAATCTGTGGGAAACGACAGCAGCATGTCAACCTCCTCCAACCTGGAGCCGTTTGCAAACGATGACCTGG GCAACACGGTGATTCATTTAGACAAGGCTCTGGCCAGGATTAGGGAGTACGAGCGCATGAAGCTTAAAGCCGAGTTTAACCCCTGCAACGCCggctctgcagctgctggtggCTCTGAAGTTTCTTTTGCTGAACAGCCTTCTGCTAACCCCGCTGACCCAATGCAAG gagGTGCCGCTGCTTATGTGCACTGTCCTCAGATTGACACCCATCAGTTGGACCGCCAGATTAAAGCCATAATGACCAAAGTCATTCCTTTCCTGAAG GAGAACATGGATGAGGTGTGCTCCCTCCAGCTGTTGACCTCTGTGCGGCGCATGGTGCTCACTCTCACCCAACAGAATGACGAAAGCAAGGAGTTTGTGCGCTTTTTCCACCGACAGTTGGGAGGCATGCTGCAG GACTCTCTTAGTAAATTCATGGGCCGTACTCTGAAGGACTGCGGGGAGGATCTTCTGGTGGAGATCTCCGAGATCCTCTTCAATGAACTCGCCTTCTTCAGGCTCATGCAAGATTTGGACAACACAAACAGCATCGCCTTGGcagccaaaaacaaaaataagaagtCTGAGCAGCCCAGTAGCTCGACACACGGTCCTAcg GAAGATACAGGAGTGGGTGGTGATAAATCCACTTCTCCAGCCTACACAGATGAAGACAAG gaCCAAGATGAAGCTGAGCAGGAAGATGTTCTCCAGGAGCAAACCGCGATGAAGAACAGCAGGAGCAGTGAAGCTTCAGAGGTGCAGGAGGAAGACAAGCCTGAAGAAGATGGACAGGGAATCCCTCTGGCAATCA GTCTGTCTAAAGCCGAGACTCCGTCCCTGACAAACTACGGCAGTGGAGAAGATGagaatgatgaggaggaggaaatggagtTTGAAGCTGGACCTGTTGATGTCCAAACATCCTTGCAGCCGGTTTCTGCTGATAGACCGGTGGAGCAGGAG GAGACGACACACGGCGACGCCCAGGAGACCCAAGGCGAAAAGAGGAGCTCAGATCATGGCGGTGAGGCTTTCCGATATTTCCAGTGTGGAG AATTCCACCAGCAAGTTGTGAGCGTGTGCTCCACAGCAGAAGACCGCGATGTGACGCAGAGCCCGGAAGAGGACCGGAACGTGGGGGCAGGTGCTGCCTCAGACGGAAGCTCCCATGATCAGGACGTCCTGAAGGAGCcgaccaccaccagcagcccgGACACAGACTCCCCCGTCATGATCAATGTAGAT GAGATTGGCTCAGGTAACACTAGCCAGAAATCTGACGAGGAAGACTTTGTGAAGGTGGAAGATTTGCCATTGCAGCTAACAGTcatgtgtgag GAGGAACTACAGATGAGAAtagtggaggagcagcagaacaacAACCTGTCTGTAGAGATCCTCAATGGAAACACTGAATCGCTGACCGGGCTGGTGGGAGATGCAGAGGACCTGAAGGAACCAG acaCTGTTGGTGCACAGAACgtataa